The following coding sequences lie in one Metallumcola ferriviriculae genomic window:
- a CDS encoding tyrosine-type recombinase/integrase: MKKIKDNLFSHLREFFTIFLTKQAQRSPHTILATKQVWNMLLSFVCDATGKRVESLTFADLSRENVINFLDKMQQTKGWTPSTRNHRLARIRAFFRYVASIEPTLVFYLEDLRGIPMQKDVNKSFMLEYMSKDAITTVLRQPDPSKKMGIRDLFFLVLMYDSAARDCEMLSMRFCDFDPVGKVVYLLGKGFEKSSEYIKSRNIP; the protein is encoded by the coding sequence ATGAAGAAGATTAAAGATAACCTGTTCTCACATCTGCGAGAGTTTTTTACCATCTTCTTAACTAAGCAGGCTCAGCGCAGCCCGCATACAATCCTAGCCACAAAACAGGTGTGGAATATGCTGCTTTCCTTCGTGTGTGACGCAACCGGTAAGCGTGTTGAGAGCCTCACCTTTGCGGATCTTTCCCGCGAAAACGTGATAAACTTTCTGGATAAAATGCAGCAAACAAAAGGATGGACCCCGTCTACACGAAATCACAGGTTGGCACGCATCCGCGCATTTTTTCGTTATGTAGCTAGCATAGAACCGACGCTTGTTTTTTATCTGGAAGATCTGCGAGGTATTCCGATGCAAAAAGATGTGAACAAGTCCTTCATGCTGGAGTATATGTCCAAGGATGCAATAACTACTGTTCTTCGCCAACCTGACCCATCCAAGAAAATGGGGATTCGCGATTTGTTCTTTCTGGTGTTAATGTATGACTCAGCTGCCCGTGACTGCGAAATGCTATCCATGCGTTTTTGTGATTTTGACCCGGTAGGAAAAGTTGTCTATTTGTTAGGGAAAGGTTTTGAAAAATCATCGGAATATATCAAAAGTCGGAATATTCCCTAA
- a CDS encoding tyrosine-type recombinase/integrase: MTYEFKSGFAGQIQEMLEHRATMRYSVKNYNKLFANFDRFCMNHFPNETILTKEIAFAWCNDAKGNGKGAFNRASALRGFARYISLAGKEAYVMPSSFFPMPKAKQPIIMNHVELTNFFEATDCYPSGERNVLHDFTVPVIFRLQYACGMRPQEVRCLRCTDFNFTDNTIYIADGKRHKDRCLPTNADVMEMCKRYNQIAEKITPQRTYFFQTQLGKAYTTDWLCDAFRICWEMSGNVTSRGSCTPYALRHNFATQILMRWIEEGRDLDAMIPYLSAYMGHESFSATYYYIHLLPERLALMDFTRSNGIIPEAYDYEED, translated from the coding sequence ATGACATATGAATTTAAAAGCGGATTTGCCGGGCAAATCCAAGAAATGCTGGAACATAGAGCTACAATGAGATATTCTGTGAAAAATTACAATAAGCTCTTTGCGAACTTTGATCGGTTTTGTATGAATCATTTCCCAAACGAAACCATTCTTACGAAAGAAATTGCGTTCGCTTGGTGCAACGATGCCAAAGGCAATGGTAAAGGTGCCTTTAATAGAGCAAGTGCGCTTCGCGGATTTGCTCGCTATATCTCCCTTGCAGGCAAAGAAGCATATGTCATGCCATCATCTTTCTTTCCTATGCCAAAGGCCAAGCAACCTATCATCATGAATCATGTTGAACTAACGAACTTTTTTGAGGCTACGGATTGCTACCCCAGCGGTGAAAGAAACGTTCTGCATGATTTTACAGTGCCAGTCATTTTCCGTTTACAGTATGCATGCGGAATGCGTCCACAAGAGGTGCGGTGTCTACGGTGTACGGATTTCAACTTCACTGATAATACTATTTATATCGCCGATGGAAAGCGCCACAAGGATCGGTGCTTGCCTACTAACGCAGACGTTATGGAGATGTGCAAGAGGTACAACCAAATAGCGGAAAAAATTACCCCCCAAAGAACATATTTCTTTCAAACTCAATTGGGAAAGGCCTACACAACCGACTGGCTCTGCGATGCTTTCCGTATATGTTGGGAGATGAGCGGGAATGTAACCAGTCGTGGTTCCTGTACTCCCTATGCTCTCCGACACAATTTCGCTACACAAATACTCATGCGCTGGATTGAAGAGGGAAGGGATTTAGACGCGATGATCCCATACCTCAGTGCATATATGGGGCACGAAAGCTTTTCTGCCACATACTACTACATTCATTTACTGCCAGAGCGGTTAGCTCTTATGGACTTCACTCGCTCAAATGGTATCATACCGGAGGCTTATGATTATGAAGAAGATTAA
- a CDS encoding site-specific integrase: MQKIMEAIECVLAFLRNIPLSSSSIRQYKIYLLSNIVPYCEVNCIRIFSDDEMHAYAEEQMSKAKNGEFSKSTAIHRRKAAALLTDCMQGRELVWEHKNFKQQKLCEYFEEILADYSTHLSQSLAPRTIRTHIGIIRQFLVFIEQNGMQNFNKLRSNNVKDFIANAAPNNKASMSKFTGATRKFLSHLADTGLASINAEWNLINPAPRYRKLLPCFSDKEADAILDSVDRTTPIGKRDYAIIMLALWTGLRGVDVLDLKRSDIDWNRKVIDVVQGKTVVGIQTELSSGVGNAIADYILNGRPETDSPYIFVRHRRPYDRLSDTAGRDIMVRSLCKAGISHEAWDGKSFHALRRTFGTRLVRAGVPIRSVGEMLGHANPNSAKRYVALDTEGLRICCLDISMFRTKKVGLL, from the coding sequence ATGCAAAAGATCATGGAAGCAATTGAGTGTGTTTTGGCATTTCTCAGAAATATCCCCCTCAGTAGTAGCAGCATTAGGCAGTATAAGATTTATTTGTTAAGTAACATTGTTCCTTACTGCGAGGTCAACTGTATTAGAATCTTTTCTGATGACGAAATGCATGCCTATGCAGAGGAACAGATGTCAAAGGCTAAGAACGGTGAGTTTAGCAAATCTACTGCGATACACCGCAGGAAAGCGGCTGCACTACTGACAGACTGCATGCAAGGCAGGGAGCTTGTATGGGAGCACAAGAATTTCAAACAGCAAAAGCTGTGCGAGTACTTTGAAGAGATTCTGGCTGACTATTCCACCCACCTCTCTCAATCCTTAGCTCCTAGAACTATTCGGACGCACATAGGCATTATACGGCAGTTTCTTGTTTTCATTGAGCAAAACGGCATGCAGAATTTCAACAAATTAAGGTCCAATAATGTGAAGGATTTTATTGCGAACGCAGCTCCAAACAACAAAGCCAGTATGTCAAAGTTCACGGGTGCAACAAGAAAATTTCTTTCACACCTAGCTGATACCGGGCTTGCATCTATCAACGCTGAATGGAATCTTATCAACCCGGCACCCAGGTATCGAAAATTGCTACCTTGCTTTTCCGACAAAGAGGCGGATGCTATTCTTGACAGTGTGGACAGGACTACTCCTATCGGGAAACGAGATTATGCTATCATAATGCTCGCACTTTGGACAGGGCTTCGAGGCGTGGACGTTTTAGACCTAAAGAGATCGGACATCGATTGGAATCGCAAGGTCATTGATGTGGTCCAAGGCAAAACCGTTGTGGGTATTCAAACGGAATTATCGTCGGGAGTAGGCAACGCTATAGCAGACTATATTCTAAACGGTCGCCCCGAAACGGATTCTCCATACATATTTGTCCGTCATAGAAGGCCTTATGATAGGTTAAGTGATACCGCAGGTAGGGACATTATGGTTAGATCTCTTTGCAAAGCAGGCATTTCTCATGAAGCTTGGGATGGCAAGTCATTCCACGCATTAAGGAGAACTTTTGGCACAAGACTGGTTCGGGCTGGAGTGCCCATTCGATCCGTTGGTGAGATGCTTGGGCATGCGAATCCAAACTCCGCCAAACGTTATGTTGCCTTAGACACAGAAGGCCTTCGCATATGCTGTCTAGACATATCCATGTTCAGAACCAAGAAAGTTGGTCTATTATGA
- a CDS encoding type II toxin-antitoxin system RelE/ParE family toxin, producing the protein MYEIQFSSPAARFFKKLKEKPLKDTYKAALQEISKDPYIGQPKRGDLAGIYGYDVRYQGTNYEIAYTINEVNGKKVILLLAGTRENFYEQLKRYIK; encoded by the coding sequence ATGTATGAGATACAGTTCAGTTCCCCAGCCGCACGCTTTTTTAAAAAACTAAAAGAAAAACCTCTTAAAGATACTTATAAAGCAGCTTTACAAGAAATAAGTAAAGATCCCTATATTGGTCAACCAAAGCGTGGCGATTTAGCTGGCATTTATGGTTACGATGTAAGGTATCAAGGTACAAACTATGAAATTGCCTACACCATCAATGAAGTCAATGGTAAAAAAGTCATTTTACTTCTTGCCGGTACTCGTGAAAATTTTTATGAACAACTAAAGCGGTATATTAAATAG
- a CDS encoding AbrB/MazE/SpoVT family DNA-binding domain-containing protein produces the protein MNATVMERDNMDRKIISVSKKRQITIPLKYYKHLGLDNEVECTLEDGAIVIRPLNRNSGEFSVEILKDLISQGYSGNELIKKFESQSKNIKKAVTHMLEDADAIAAGEKESESFEDIFGPEN, from the coding sequence ATGAATGCAACTGTTATGGAGCGTGATAATATGGATCGTAAAATAATCAGTGTTTCTAAGAAACGTCAGATTACGATACCTTTGAAATACTATAAACATCTTGGTCTTGATAATGAAGTCGAATGTACCCTTGAAGACGGTGCTATTGTAATCAGACCCCTAAATAGAAATTCTGGTGAGTTTTCTGTTGAAATACTCAAAGACCTCATATCTCAAGGCTACTCCGGTAATGAATTAATAAAAAAATTTGAATCTCAAAGCAAAAATATCAAAAAAGCTGTTACTCATATGCTTGAGGATGCAGATGCTATAGCTGCTGGAGAAAAAGAATCCGAAAGCTTTGAAGACATCTTTGGCCCGGAGAACTAG
- a CDS encoding DUF2062 domain-containing protein, whose translation MKTFIKNATIWSFVVDMKLPFSYLKKLKKASNQPYAVAVGMAIGIFWNFIPSLGVGVVLSGVTAKLMRSSSIMAVSTNISTAIFIPFFYTLNYLTGTMVIGANPTNTEVQSQLEHSLGQSLGNMETVIDQPASFFSWFQVKSISLDFIVGSLINATVAALITTAIIWFVLKSIKRTKRTKKKQPVRMSLH comes from the coding sequence ATGAAAACTTTTATTAAAAATGCAACCATATGGAGTTTTGTTGTTGACATGAAATTACCTTTTAGTTATCTGAAAAAGTTAAAAAAAGCATCCAACCAACCATATGCCGTTGCCGTCGGTATGGCTATCGGCATCTTCTGGAACTTTATACCCTCCCTTGGTGTAGGAGTGGTTCTTTCAGGTGTCACTGCGAAACTGATGCGGTCTAGCAGCATTATGGCAGTATCCACCAACATAAGTACTGCTATTTTTATCCCTTTTTTCTACACCCTAAACTATTTAACTGGAACAATGGTCATAGGAGCAAACCCTACTAATACAGAAGTCCAATCACAATTAGAACATTCTTTGGGACAATCTTTGGGCAACATGGAAACAGTGATTGACCAGCCGGCTTCATTTTTTTCCTGGTTTCAGGTAAAGTCTATTTCATTGGACTTTATAGTAGGCTCGTTAATCAATGCCACGGTCGCTGCCCTTATAACAACTGCAATTATATGGTTTGTACTTAAATCTATCAAAAGAACTAAGCGTACTAAGAAAAAACAACCTGTCCGCATGTCCCTTCATTAA
- a CDS encoding copper amine oxidase N-terminal domain-containing protein, with protein sequence MKKIVAIMVMLLMVLALSTTGVLAAKSENGRDKSAKDKPQIQVEEQEVDLEVEAEEDEELKEDIEAEEELEAELEAELEEEESIIEEVYEEDDGEGNGWAKGLWKQNEGLQSKLEEKQEKIVEKMEWFEETGKGDLEAKKAEFEQRLQQLEVDYQEKVELLAGKLAARGNVIEFSDAFPVIKQGRTLIPVRAVIETVGAAVYWDGENNQVTIQRDDITLVLQPGEASYTVNGETKTFDVPAETINNRTFVPLRYIAEELGEVVEYDEETGNINLEEPEEETGDQVLDN encoded by the coding sequence ATGAAAAAAATAGTTGCGATAATGGTAATGCTGCTGATGGTCTTAGCTCTTAGCACCACCGGCGTCCTTGCCGCTAAATCAGAAAATGGCCGGGATAAGTCTGCTAAGGATAAGCCACAAATTCAAGTTGAAGAACAGGAAGTTGATTTAGAGGTTGAAGCAGAAGAGGATGAAGAGCTGAAAGAGGATATTGAAGCAGAGGAAGAATTGGAAGCAGAACTGGAAGCAGAACTGGAGGAAGAGGAAAGTATCATAGAAGAAGTGTATGAAGAAGATGATGGTGAAGGTAACGGCTGGGCTAAAGGGCTCTGGAAACAGAATGAAGGGCTTCAGTCCAAGCTCGAAGAAAAGCAGGAAAAGATTGTAGAGAAAATGGAATGGTTTGAGGAAACAGGTAAAGGTGACCTTGAAGCGAAAAAGGCGGAGTTTGAACAGAGATTGCAGCAGCTTGAAGTTGATTACCAGGAGAAAGTGGAATTGCTGGCCGGGAAGTTGGCAGCAAGGGGTAATGTGATAGAATTTAGCGATGCTTTTCCTGTTATTAAGCAGGGTCGGACTTTAATTCCCGTCCGCGCGGTCATTGAAACTGTCGGTGCCGCCGTATATTGGGATGGCGAAAACAATCAGGTAACAATTCAGCGGGACGATATTACCTTGGTTTTGCAGCCGGGTGAAGCATCCTATACCGTAAACGGTGAGACAAAGACTTTTGACGTTCCCGCGGAAACCATTAATAACCGTACCTTTGTACCACTCAGGTATATAGCGGAGGAACTAGGTGAGGTAGTGGAATACGATGAAGAGACTGGTAATATTAATCTTGAGGAACCGGAAGAGGAAACCGGTGATCAAGTTTTAGATAACTAA
- a CDS encoding stalk domain-containing protein: MKRYAGIISLLLILMLVGTTGALAAGAAVAQGDADQHGAKISQSLTVWEESTSSSELVRYLAQGSGQSQALKSNGTQQKEPAAYDGKLVFADNRYLNWDIFVLDVATGKESWIGKGPKDQLKPDIYKNNVVWQDRRDGNWDIFLYNLDTGKELPVTGNEDDQINPQIYGDYIVWQDERDDNWDIYGYGISTGKEFVIDSSPKNQVSPRVEGDYVVWADDQAGNWEIYLYNFKSAKTTRITKADDDQSNPVVSGSVIIWQDDSNGNWDLYGYDIYTDKKFPVAVEPKNQLQPDIYGNKVVYTDDSNYNNDIKMLKLSTSNPVDDVNEEPSEQKSSGLTVELNGGELSLSVPPVMNAGRVLVPLRGIADALGLSTQWHNESQSIAITGDGTSIALAIGKKEVSVGPDNFTLDTVPFLNAGHTYVPVRFVSEAFGASVDWDDAVSTVKISK; the protein is encoded by the coding sequence ATGAAGAGGTACGCAGGTATTATTAGTTTATTACTTATTTTAATGTTGGTTGGTACAACTGGCGCGTTGGCTGCCGGGGCTGCCGTTGCCCAGGGGGATGCGGATCAGCACGGCGCAAAGATTTCTCAGTCATTAACAGTATGGGAGGAGAGCACCAGTTCATCGGAGTTGGTACGTTATTTAGCACAAGGGTCCGGTCAGAGCCAAGCGCTGAAGAGTAACGGCACTCAGCAGAAAGAACCAGCGGCCTATGACGGTAAGCTGGTGTTTGCGGATAACAGATATTTAAACTGGGATATATTTGTGCTTGACGTTGCTACGGGCAAAGAAAGCTGGATTGGTAAGGGCCCGAAAGATCAGCTTAAGCCCGATATCTACAAAAATAATGTCGTATGGCAGGATAGGCGCGATGGCAACTGGGATATTTTCCTCTACAATCTAGATACCGGAAAGGAATTACCGGTTACCGGTAATGAGGATGACCAGATTAATCCTCAAATTTACGGTGACTACATCGTGTGGCAGGATGAGCGAGATGACAATTGGGATATTTACGGCTACGGAATTTCCACCGGTAAGGAATTTGTCATTGACAGTTCGCCTAAAAACCAGGTTAGCCCCAGAGTGGAAGGGGATTATGTGGTCTGGGCCGACGATCAGGCAGGAAATTGGGAGATATACCTTTATAACTTTAAATCCGCTAAGACTACTCGCATCACCAAGGCAGACGATGATCAGAGCAATCCCGTGGTTTCCGGCAGTGTAATTATCTGGCAGGATGACAGCAATGGCAACTGGGATTTATATGGCTATGACATCTATACCGATAAGAAATTTCCCGTGGCAGTGGAGCCGAAAAATCAGCTTCAGCCCGATATCTACGGTAATAAAGTAGTTTATACGGATGACAGCAATTATAACAATGATATTAAGATGCTAAAGCTTTCAACTAGTAACCCGGTAGACGACGTAAACGAAGAGCCATCGGAGCAAAAAAGCAGCGGGCTGACTGTTGAATTAAATGGTGGGGAACTTAGCTTATCCGTGCCGCCGGTGATGAATGCCGGTCGAGTGCTGGTTCCCCTAAGAGGGATTGCTGATGCCCTTGGACTTAGTACTCAGTGGCATAATGAAAGCCAATCTATTGCCATTACCGGTGATGGCACCAGTATAGCACTAGCCATCGGGAAGAAGGAAGTATCGGTTGGGCCGGATAACTTTACCTTGGACACGGTTCCTTTTCTCAATGCGGGCCATACCTATGTGCCGGTCCGCTTCGTTAGTGAAGCATTTGGTGCTTCTGTAGACTGGGATGATGCCGTCAGTACGGTGAAAATTTCTAAATAA
- a CDS encoding DUF342 domain-containing protein: protein MSNDPKTLPNSNTDRPLRGTIGIKDGVASVIMPEPDAERPSLTPGDNVIINVNKREITDKTPINAEDEIEIKPGEKKASLDYTVQVDAALMHARMSVNYKYGQKFSINDSKPTQDLVVSAEFKEEVSPPALDYTTVIIELAQKGITHYINEGKIRTLLTSGQNCQRELIAEGVSPKPPMDESIEYVFQNKEFEEGRRLRRMAKILSVEAGEVLAVKHPGIPGEPGINLNGAPVGVRDPKAISIKTGKGVTLSPDGTKAYAAIDGRPDVVNGKLSVLPVCNHKGNVNPETGDISFKGDVIVSGNVEDNMLISATGEVTVTGFVANSTINSGGSITVNGNIVGCKLFAGKVSLICSSILNYLTKMEHQITLILKFVAQLHSQMQGKIPLDTAVRAIIKQKYPKLSQECAAFAADIRGKDEFKMMEGPVVQVVNQLTEAFDIVNNEKIYTDDMFTELQESITKAKDILDAMNRPDAALNGRYVQSSTLFASADIIINGEGCHQSILNAGRKVEIKGIKGLFKGGEINAGGNIYIKEAGSELGVATKIGTKAKQTIKMDIAWPGVEASTGTTRKVFYQKQHKIFLSNGA from the coding sequence ATGTCCAACGACCCCAAAACATTACCAAATTCAAATACAGACAGACCTCTCCGCGGAACAATAGGCATAAAAGATGGAGTGGCCAGCGTTATCATGCCCGAACCCGATGCTGAACGGCCTAGCCTTACGCCCGGGGATAATGTCATTATTAACGTCAACAAACGAGAAATTACGGACAAGACCCCTATAAATGCTGAAGACGAAATTGAGATCAAGCCAGGGGAGAAGAAAGCATCGCTTGACTACACGGTTCAAGTGGATGCTGCCTTAATGCACGCACGTATGAGTGTCAACTATAAGTATGGTCAAAAGTTTAGCATCAATGACAGTAAACCCACTCAGGACCTGGTGGTTTCGGCGGAATTTAAAGAAGAAGTTTCGCCGCCGGCCTTGGACTATACTACCGTAATAATCGAGCTGGCTCAGAAGGGAATAACCCACTACATAAATGAAGGGAAAATTCGCACCCTGCTTACCTCCGGACAGAACTGCCAGAGGGAGTTAATAGCTGAAGGCGTATCGCCTAAGCCGCCGATGGACGAAAGTATCGAGTATGTCTTCCAAAATAAAGAGTTTGAAGAGGGGCGAAGACTGAGACGGATGGCAAAAATCCTTAGTGTAGAGGCCGGCGAAGTACTGGCAGTCAAACACCCTGGGATACCAGGCGAACCCGGAATAAACCTGAACGGCGCTCCGGTGGGGGTGCGTGACCCGAAGGCCATTAGCATTAAAACCGGAAAGGGAGTAACACTTTCGCCAGATGGCACAAAAGCTTATGCGGCTATAGACGGGCGCCCTGATGTAGTTAATGGCAAATTGAGTGTACTGCCCGTCTGCAATCATAAGGGTAATGTCAATCCGGAAACTGGGGATATTAGTTTTAAAGGTGATGTGATTGTGTCCGGCAATGTAGAGGATAATATGCTGATCAGCGCCACCGGCGAAGTCACGGTTACAGGATTTGTGGCCAACAGTACCATTAATTCAGGCGGAAGCATTACTGTTAATGGAAATATAGTCGGATGCAAATTGTTCGCCGGTAAAGTTTCCCTTATTTGCAGCAGTATATTAAATTATTTAACCAAGATGGAGCATCAAATTACCCTTATATTGAAATTTGTAGCCCAACTGCATTCACAGATGCAGGGGAAGATACCGTTAGACACAGCCGTTAGGGCCATTATTAAACAGAAGTACCCCAAATTATCTCAGGAGTGCGCAGCCTTCGCCGCTGATATTAGGGGAAAAGATGAATTTAAAATGATGGAAGGCCCGGTTGTGCAGGTCGTTAACCAATTGACCGAAGCATTTGACATCGTTAATAATGAGAAGATTTATACTGATGATATGTTTACCGAACTTCAAGAATCAATCACCAAAGCAAAAGATATACTGGATGCCATGAATCGCCCGGACGCAGCTTTGAATGGTAGATATGTCCAATCTTCTACATTGTTCGCCAGTGCCGATATTATTATTAACGGCGAAGGCTGTCACCAATCTATTCTCAATGCCGGAAGAAAAGTAGAAATCAAAGGTATTAAAGGTCTCTTCAAAGGCGGTGAGATTAACGCCGGCGGTAATATCTACATTAAAGAAGCAGGCTCCGAACTCGGAGTTGCTACTAAAATTGGGACTAAAGCCAAGCAGACAATTAAAATGGACATAGCTTGGCCCGGAGTTGAAGCCAGCACCGGGACCACCCGCAAAGTATTCTACCAAAAACAACACAAAATATTTTTATCTAATGGTGCCTGA
- a CDS encoding class I adenylate-forming enzyme family protein produces MILSTQEHITEYTDKGWWGKKTLIEYFKEHVELQPEHTALVDPPDRQELTGTAPERLTYAQLDRAVDAVATSLAGMGIGKDDIVMVQLPNTWELAMLYLAICRTGAIISPAPMQWRFRELQYIGDLTRAKALITVTEFKNFAHGTMAYKLQANSNKMEHVITLEDIRKMTRGNGDSRLLDSIPIDANDIFTICWTSGTEAESKGCPLSHNNWLYQCNVGIGTADIRPGDVQMTAGPLVNMASLGTTYIPWIILGGTFVLHHPFNLPVFIRQMMEEKVNYTLLVPAVANIMVKHPQSDQFRFESIRSITLGSAPPSLFTIREFKKRWGIDIGNIWGQNEGTAIVSGARDVPEVEKRVDHLPQFGKAGAQWASDTSGIHTKLVDPDTGSEVTDIGGVGELAYKGPNVIPGYFRRPDLDAKSFDEQGYFYTGDLFQIKEGNYVSFFDRKKDIIIRGGYNISAQEVENILLSHSKVAEVAAVGMPDEKLGERTCIYVVPRPGETFDLQELVDFMTEQGCAVYKLPERLEIVEEIPRNPVGKILKSILRSDLEKKIKMSS; encoded by the coding sequence ATGATACTGTCCACACAGGAGCATATTACTGAGTATACTGACAAGGGATGGTGGGGGAAAAAGACTCTGATTGAATATTTCAAGGAGCATGTAGAACTGCAGCCGGAGCATACGGCGCTGGTGGACCCGCCGGATAGGCAGGAATTGACCGGTACTGCGCCGGAAAGATTGACCTATGCACAGCTTGACCGGGCGGTGGATGCTGTGGCCACGTCGCTGGCAGGGATGGGGATTGGCAAGGATGATATTGTCATGGTGCAACTGCCAAACACTTGGGAATTGGCTATGTTGTATCTGGCCATCTGCCGTACAGGAGCAATTATTTCTCCGGCCCCAATGCAGTGGCGTTTTAGGGAGTTACAATATATTGGCGACCTTACCCGTGCGAAAGCCCTGATTACGGTGACGGAGTTTAAAAACTTTGCCCATGGCACAATGGCCTACAAGCTTCAGGCCAATTCAAATAAGATGGAGCATGTGATTACTCTCGAGGATATCAGAAAGATGACCCGGGGCAATGGCGACAGTAGGCTGTTGGACAGCATCCCAATAGATGCTAACGATATTTTCACCATCTGCTGGACATCCGGCACTGAGGCAGAGTCGAAGGGTTGTCCCTTAAGCCACAATAACTGGTTATACCAGTGCAACGTCGGTATCGGCACTGCGGATATCCGTCCGGGGGATGTGCAGATGACGGCCGGGCCGCTGGTAAATATGGCTTCTCTGGGTACCACTTATATTCCATGGATTATTCTGGGCGGGACATTTGTGCTGCATCACCCGTTTAACCTGCCGGTTTTTATCCGCCAGATGATGGAGGAAAAGGTCAACTATACTTTATTGGTGCCTGCTGTGGCCAACATCATGGTGAAACATCCCCAATCAGATCAGTTTCGCTTTGAAAGTATTCGCTCCATAACGCTGGGTTCGGCGCCGCCGTCCTTGTTTACCATTCGTGAATTCAAAAAACGCTGGGGTATAGATATCGGTAATATCTGGGGCCAGAATGAAGGAACAGCTATTGTCTCCGGTGCCCGGGATGTTCCTGAAGTGGAGAAAAGAGTGGACCATCTGCCGCAGTTTGGCAAGGCCGGTGCCCAGTGGGCCAGTGATACATCCGGAATACACACTAAATTAGTGGATCCGGACACCGGCAGTGAGGTAACAGATATTGGAGGTGTGGGGGAGCTGGCCTATAAAGGCCCCAACGTCATTCCTGGTTATTTCCGCCGACCGGACTTGGATGCCAAGTCTTTTGACGAACAGGGGTATTTCTATACGGGAGATTTGTTTCAAATTAAAGAAGGTAATTATGTGAGTTTTTTTGACCGAAAAAAAGATATTATTATCCGGGGCGGTTACAACATCAGTGCCCAAGAGGTTGAGAATATACTGCTGTCCCATTCCAAAGTGGCAGAGGTGGCTGCGGTGGGTATGCCCGATGAGAAACTGGGCGAGCGTACCTGTATCTATGTGGTGCCTCGTCCCGGTGAGACCTTTGACCTACAGGAGCTGGTAGATTTTATGACGGAGCAGGGCTGTGCTGTTTACAAGCTGCCGGAACGGCTGGAGATTGTGGAAGAAATACCGCGTAACCCCGTAGGTAAGATTCTCAAATCCATCCTGCGCAGTGATTTGGAGAAAAAAATAAAGATGTCCAGCTAA